In the genome of Amphiura filiformis chromosome 11, Afil_fr2py, whole genome shotgun sequence, the window ataatggcggaaccgtgcaagtagcgaatagcacCCAAAAAGTGTTACCATGAAGTCCATCTTGCTTTTCGAAATTATTTTAGATTGTTTTGAATAGTAGCCTATTTTCGGTAAAAAATTATCATGGTTATGTACGTAGTCCCAGGGATACGGTAGTACATACTTGATGTAGGTCAACGTTCTAGTTACCACCAAACCGGAAAAGTTGTGACAAAATAAAATGATCATGCTATGTCATGGTGATGTAGATATTTTAATATCTAGGTAACCATGATACTCGGAATATGATCCATTAAAAAGGAATCATACAGACTGTagcaataaaaattatacaattgcaattttgcttctCGTAATAAAATTAGATCATGTCAACAAAGTTATAATGCAGTGGAATCAGtgacatcttggctaacagaaaaacttttcTTTACTTGTTCGGACTCAAACGCCATtctcaattaactaaatcgtgCAGAAAAAGAGTTCGGCCACTTTTTACATACATTGTCGCGCATATCAAGCTTGTATTGCATAGAATCGACTTTCATGATTAACAATTGCATTTTTGATTTTCAGGAAAAAGTAAAAAGGGTCATagcgtaaatgtgatatgcaggAGAATCAGTAATATATTGGCTAACAGAAAACCTTAGTTTTAAAATCCTATTTCAGTGTCAAACGCTGTGCAAAATTTTACTTAAAgccaatgtacgatcttttttcagaatatacctttagttttttcaaaaccgatttttggcatatttgtaatacttacacatgttccaacttaaatctgtgagcaaactgtcaaattatccctatttgtagtaaaacgggatgattttctgttggtccgacatattatcataatttttcagattatgataatatgctTGAACGATCGTAAATCGTAGTCTTCTACGAATCcaatttggttacgctccctccacatgtggagagagcgtaaccaaactagttGCGTAGGAGAccaactctgaggccgcactcgccgtcctcatccaaaaagtgcgagatatttcgagtgatagaggtgaagtttatgatgttgtttctttgcaaattcccaatgtttttcgcgtccaaatgtattgggaactttcataattattgcataatatcattttggaagaaaaaaaggaaaatctaaaaatttaaaaagatcgtacattaagctCTTAATTGCCAGAGTTGGGACACCTTTTGCCAATTTCATACATCAAATTCATACCGCGTAAAATGAACtctcatgcttatcgtcaaagatttcagaacaaaatcaaagattttcatttttttttccacttttaattgacattagtaaataaataatatgatatttatttcaagatTACCACTTCAAATGTCTTATTGTTTAACATTACCCATAtaaagagcaccgaccagatgatTCATGATTCAAGTTTTAAGTTGAAATtaacttttaattaaaattaacttttgctaattaaaatttgttaattaaaattaacTTTTGCTATACAAAGACACGAAACTGTCCCAAGCTGCCATTTTAGGACCactttacacaattggccatatcttcgttTGTCGACCACCGATTACATTGAAACGAAGCTTATGCAGTAGCTTAAGAAATTACCGTAATGACCaagtaaaattcaatacaatcaataacccagcaaacacaaaatgttttcgacatcattcgcaaaaggttataaaaggttgtcagaaaacgtttaaatgtcgggttatataaaaggtatattaagagtataaaatgttttcataaccttaaaaaacattttttgataatctactgctcagcgaacaaaatgttttacagaaaacgtttaaatgtcgggttatataaagggtataaaaacgttttaataacattccaaaaacattcttgaaaacttgatacaaaacattctaaacaaaatgttattttggggttgaaaaaatattttgcgaaaaatgtttgcccaaactattttcaataacgttttaaaaacgttttcatgacctttatataacctcgacatttaaatgttaataaaagagtgtaaaaaaaacattttaagaacatttctgtgtttgctgggttcaaatattttaacataatgttatttaagtattgacacaatatttggcaaaaatgtttgcaaaaatagtttacaataacatttttgaaaacatttaaatatattgttgtagtgtgttttcatacaaaacgttttaaaacgttatcatgacctttatataacccgacattttaatgttattaaaacgtttttacctaaaccaaaagccaaaatataacttatttaaaacgttttcaaaacgtttttgtgtttgctgggaagtgccAAGTCTGgttaatactattttctaaattgtatgatatatttttgttacaacctgtatattAGAGTTTGTGTCTTTTGTAACTTTTGATAcgaatgagcatgatgagttcgACTACTGCGTATGCTCTCGGAAGGAAGTTTTTCGTAGGGAGTCCGACCAAAGATGTTACACTATAGGCTATATAATTCAATCAGTTTCCTTACTGCAAGCACTGCTGTATGTGAATACCATAATGGCACAACATATCAAAAAGGATTTCATGCCTTGCGCATACAACACCGGAGCAACCAAGCTAGACTTTATTAGTGAAAGAACAGAGGAAACATGCGACAGAAAGGTAATAAAAATATTACTTTAATTTTAGTTTATTCTGACAATGCATGTGGTTGAAAACTATGAAACTGCCTTCGACTTGATTgatcaggggtgcaaattgtgatttcttcctcaggagcaaggttttttaggctcaagatttcctcaatcatatcaGACATAAAACAGGTTTGTTCTTCACTTCGAAAGATGACAATGGTAATATATATAGGATGTTTTTTAAAGAGACTCTACATGTAAGGCTTCGAGCTTTCAAAAAGGGCTTTTgggaagcgcgcaaaaaattggtaTCTTATACTAGTTTGGCCCATGATTGGTGTGAATTTGGATGAGACACGggcttctttccttttcttttcctttcccccccccccctccgtctttctctttcattttttgtcactcTGCTAACTTTCCCTTTTTGCGCTTGGTCTTTCTTCTTTTGAGTGTTCCTTAACAATATCATTTGAAAGGTACAAAGATTGAATTATATGAGACTAGCATCTTTTTGCAGCATGCCCTTAGTTTTAACTTCCTCAATTTTCGCATCAATATAGGGaatcaaatttgcatatcatgtTCAAGTAGTTTGATTTGGCCTTCTCTATTTGTTTCCTTTAATTTCCTCAAATCGTGCTGGTCAGTAGGAGCCACTTGCTGACCCTTGTATCTCCATTTCTGTTACCATGGTTGGTTACTGCCTTTTCTATGTTTACCTCTTAATGTTGATGGGTCCATTTCACTATCCTTTAGAACTTGTTCAATGCTTTATGTTCTCTTTTAAATTCCCCCACAATTTTCCAGGTCATCATtttttagtattgatacactgaattcctttatGACTTAATCTTTTTTTCATACAATACCCATTGCATTAAATTTGActgtaaatttcctcaaatatgcaTTGTTACCCACATCCATACTGTAACACCAACACCTTCATCTTTTAATACTTAAGGCTCTTATTTCTTAATCATGTGAATTCGTCAATATTATGCACAAGTgtcttcctctcttccattcagtagcttcactgcttCACCTATTAACTTATTATCTTTTGCAGAGATCTGTATCCCTCTTCtagctcctcctcctcctcttcttgtTTCCTCTTTCCCTCTTCCTATCCTCTTTTCTAACttaatatttttgcatatttgtgatgtttacacatgttccaacttgcacttaaatggaatcggcctaatgtgttgtctttgtaggtcatcagggcaaagttcgacataaagtcatattttattttattatgacattatgtcctcccatagaactggaTGTtatatggccaaaataaccagtgtgattttttttgtcactttaccttgtttatttcagctttaaatggacagcaacccttcccggcaattattagtaatattatttcaacattttgaataaagaataacaaaattaaaatttgacagaaatcgtacattaaggcttagAGAGTAGAAACAAATGATCAAATCCAATGGGGCGGGCAGCTAATACGGAGGCCAGGGGCAATTTCCCCAAACATGAAAAAACATGGACTGTGCTTTTCCCAATTTAATGTTAGTTAATTCCGATTTTTGACCACCACCTCCATCCACCCGCAATATAGCAAAGTCGTTCCCGTTTCGCTAAACGCCGGTATTCATGGTATtttcggctttttttttttgggggggttctTGCATCCAAGTCATGGAGGACAAGGGAGTCTTTATTTGAATCCCGTTTGTTCAGCAATGTATCCAAAATGTTGCGATCAAATGGGGTAATTCCCATTGGTATCACATTAGAAATTGACTAGtaccattatacatgttatagtctTTAATAATTTCTTGTTGCGGTATGGGAATATACAAGATcatatttaatgctctgcgtgctagccatgcgcttcaacggaaaaagttgaagttttgaaatattttctcaaaatatcaagagctatcttaagaactactgaaccaatactaggcttgtttgtactcattttaatgtatttttcatgctgattccaaatatggtcatgaaaatttacatttctgaattttttgaatttttaaaaaaaatttgaaacatgtcgtctgcagttgacacccgcgtgaagagagttaatacaCGGATACAACATGTGCTTCTTGGAAACTAAACAACTTTTGACCAAAGTCAAGAGGAGCTAGGAGTTTGTGTTTCCTGTCAAAACCAATGCGACCATCAGTACTTCCTGAGCCCGGTATGACTTGCAGTACTGACAAAACAAAAGTAATGGACAATTTGATGTTATTGACCTATGGGGCAACACAATTTGCAGCAATTTATTcaatatttaaacaaataaatattataatgtttggGTTGGGGTATTAATTGTAATgagtaaaaatgatcaaaattaggCAAATTGTTTGTCCATTACTTCCTTTTGTGGTAGTTTGTCGTAGAGTGTCTTACACTTTGTGTGTATAAAAACTTAATAAACAAATATGAAATTCTTTAACTTTTCAGAGACAATACTCAGCCATACTTCTATTTAGCAAGAAGATCATTTGAAAAATGTCTATAACTTCCTTTTGATGGTTGGGCAGACTTCCCAGTATGACCTGTAGCATCGCAAAAAAGGGAGTTTAGCTTTGTCTGTGGATATCtatttaaaaatatcataaaaagaggatgctaggatcacgaaatattccTTAAATATTTCAGTTACGATAATTCTAGATGCATTTTGGTTTCCATTTCTTTCAGTTTGTAGACGATGCGTTTATGGTTGTTGACATTGGAGATGTGTTGAAGAAACATAACGAATGGTTGAGTGAACTCCCTCGTGTTACACCGTTCTTTGGTAAGTTATCGTTACCTGTTGCATTGTCTTCTTGTGTCCGGGTCTTCTTGTGTCACATGGTGTACAGACACCTTTTTCCTTTGATGGCAAGTTTACATTTTTTATGGCAGCTGAAAGTGAGAATAAGTGCACTGCGTGAGTATAAACAAAGATTTATAACAAAACTTGGCCTAAGTCGCATTGAAACTGCacctcacacagtgtcatcgcccgatatcttcatggtagaaatcgccatggtaggttgaatccacagccacgcatggccattttattccacctttaatatgagacgcagtagccaagtgacctgactaaggctactgacaatagccggggtaattgatttctcgatgtgtgagtaagcttgtatacgacattgcggtcaatggtcatactgcctccactggagtagtgagtgcagccaGGGAACTTAatatattatcgggaattgcctctcACGCATGATCGCACACAGTGAATGCCCCCGTCATACTCCATGGCAAGCGGCAACAGGCAAGACGTATTAACCAATGACAAGCttcgattgtgtccgtttgtctgcaatgcgcgtgcgtcacgccgctcagcgacaaaagtatgacacaagcatttggtcggacctcatctctaacATGATAACTGACATAGGtcaatatccttcccgacatgcttagtagccaagtccgtagaagattattattcttgtgatccacacactatgtacacattatacatttggccacattttattatacgataaatacaaatttattaaacatggtaacacatATTCTCTAGCAATCGGTTATaggatggaactggtaggcatattataaattcgggatattaaatatcttcctgaccagcctgatcagcgcatggtcaaagacgattccttactagccacagaccgtccgctggaactagttgaacatgaaccattcgttataatggctgttggtcggacctcatctctccacatcgattgaaaaattgttatctataatccccgacattgctcttatgaagtCACATCCACCTGGTGCAGCTATAGcccgcgctgtagtccatacagctGATGGACACCTTAATCGATGCTATATGGTCCCTGGAGCTGTGCAATTATGAGCCATTTGGGAGGGAAAAAAAGGAGGGGGCGGGGTTATGTAAATTTCTTGCAgatattcgtttagcaaagacaTCGTGAAATATGACAGAcacactgcccagcaaacacaaaacgttttcgacatcattcgcaaaaggttataaaaggttgtcagaaaacgtttaaatgtcgggttatataaaaggtatattaagagtataaaacgttttcataaccttaaaaacatttttgataatctactgctcagcaaacaaaaatgttttacagaaaacgtttaaatgtcgggttatatgaagggtataaaaacgttttaataacatttcaaaaacattcttgaaaacttgatacaaaacattctaaataaaatgttattttggggttgaaaaaatatttggcgaaaaatgtttgcccaaaatattttcaataacgttttaaaaacgttttcatgacctttatataacccgacatttaaatgttattaaaaggttttgaaaaatacattttaagaacatttttgtgtttgctgggttcaaatatttaaacataatgttatttaagtattgacacaatatttggcaaaaaaattttcaaaaatagtttacaataacattttttgaaaacatttaaaaatattgttgtagtgtgttttcatacaaaacgttttaaatcgttatcatgacctttatataacccgacattttaatgttattaaaacgtttttacctaaaccaaaagccaaaatataacttatttaaaacgtttttaaaacgtttttgtgtttgctgggtgtctatgaagcagtataatacacataatcatgcaaacgtaaaatcggaatcaactaaaattttgggaataagctttttttgtggatatctactgaaaaatgtcataaaaaaggatgctaggatcacgaaacccTCCTTTAATTGATTGCTGGGATGTTGTCAGGAATCATGCGCACATTTCGCATAATTTATATGTATTTCGTATTTTGACGTTATTTCGTGGAACAATACTACTGTAATGATTTAAATTTTATCTTTTAGCGGTGAAATGTATGCCGTACACGCCAGTGTTGAATGTGTTAGCATCGCTTGGGTGTGGCTTTGATTGCGCCAGTTTGGTATGTAGACAAAAAGACTGGTAAAAATGGTAAAGATACGGTAAATTTGATTGTGACATGAGCCAACTTTTAAAGTTTTAGTTACTTTACCACGTAACTGAAGTGTTTATGAATCTCCACAAAAGAGAGAATCTAATAAACAATCAAAGATTATCAAAGAAAATTCAAGCAGTATATCGAGCAGTGGCGGAGCGTAGCCAGGGTACAAAGTAGAGCAGCTACTCCCCTTTGAGAAGTCTTGCACCCAGGAATGCTAGctgccctgatatgtaagatttttaaGATTTGTAAgattgcccaccctctgaaaaggtgccggctacgccactgatatcgagggttgagagccagaaagcaaGAAATGCAAAAAGCTGTATCCTATTCATTATAACAAATGTCAATATGATTAAGAATAGTGgaatttaagggtatacgatgtattgttggtcgaagcagcaaaaaaatgtagttcacagcatcttgcgaatggtagtgagctttagcaaaattgcattgctcaattcatagcgagcgtgtagaagaattcaaatatcacagatatacttttgattcttgagttatgttgtaaagagggctgaaacaacaacacttttgtaaaacgtacataactcattaacaacaataaattaagccagttttcaaagtatatgatttgtagaatgaacttttgcaaaacaccaaagtgttatttttcatatattgattcagataatgaaaataccCAACCCCTTAAGATATTCATTAATATTCCTGTAAGTACCGAGCTGCGTCTTTCTGGCGCTAattaaccttttcggtaaatcccataagcctttgcaagtacacctgataaatcgtcatttgacgtcacgccgatctgcgccgatgcgcacatcgtttatcgaacatcgtttctGCGCATTgtaagtcggcgtgacgtcaaatgacgagttctcaggtgtactcgcaaaggcttatgggatttaccgaaaaggtcaattgaaatCTAGAATCTCCGAGTTGCGGCTTTTAACTTCCAATGTTGTTAATGGTGGAATGtgttataccgggtgtcccaaaagtcccttaacattgtgaatttgccataacttgcgttgggttaatagtgttgttacaaaaattgtacagtatgtagataattcttttagaaatgttatgataccaaacatgcctatgtggtcatgaccctttggcatgaaattaatggatatctaccgtaccgtaaaacccacttttataaacgcaaaataagtctcgtcatttgagacgtgaacacgatataacgtgttatcattttaaaatctgttttgtttaatctggctgtgtttgtttgattgtttgtttgtttgttttgcgtaatctttattttctgttttatctgggttttatatggaaactgcttaagatcttttctgaggattcaatgaacagttgtacggggtacgttgttctccattgaaagtcgacgtactgatcgccttgggcttttcgccaccgctcttcaatgtttgtagccgatcttcctgttcttccacgtcctgcccgaagtagatcatgaacagatccagttgataggaatttcagcactagttgctggattctatttcggctgggtagtgcataatttacattaaactgttccttaaacattgcttcagtgagtttgtccgactttgtctcggcaaagaaccatacgacctgaatccgttgatctataggaaattcatcttcacttcaactgttttaaagtaaagtttaatattgtcaatatatcctaattataatctaaaacagcagtcacgcttacgctaagccatgtaatccatgaatgttcatacctaaatgtagcgtgcgcagtgagtgaaccaactctattgttcagggaagcacatcattcatgttcttgaacaaagaacacgtgagcttgcttttgtgggtttgatacacacatatgtacagtcgcacagtaaggtcaaagggtcatcaataatgctctttttggtatcagaataattctaaaagatcaatctatatgaatatgttctccattttggcatgaaataggaaatatttgagatatgaccaattcacaatgttaagttacttttgggacacgctgtagtAATCTCTTTATAAACACCAGCCAAGCCAATGACCATTCAATTATCTATCATAGTTCTGTATACTTCAATATCAAAAAAGTGCTTTAAGATGGATCAGTGTCAAGTGTCCAGTACCTCAGTATAATATTGTTAACCtcaagtggtatgaaggtcaaactgTGTCATCTCTTTGGAGAGGTGTTGCAAGGTGTGTTTTTCTTGTCATTAAGTTTAGGTAATCTATGGCCAAgctctcccttttaaaggaatattAATAATCCCTCTGACATGTCTGACCACAGGAAGAAATTGACCGAGTTTTAAGCATGGGCGTCTCACCATCACGCATCGTCTACTCTCATACCCGGAAGCAGGGGTCGTATCTCTCATATGCTGCAGAGAAAAAGGTTGACCTTATGACCTTTGATGATGAGACTGAATTGTTGAAGATAAAGGATTCGTTCCCAGAAGCGAGGTACCTAATTTCTTTCACTTATTCGGGTTCAATTAAGAAAATAATGTGCCTTCCTCACAGGATATACAGATTAATAAAAGTCTGCAAAATATTAACATATTACATTATAGTTTGTTTCTAGTTCTTGCTGTTCGAATCATACTGCTAATATTTATTACCATTTCGCTAGGAAAAAGTGTTTAAGTTGATTATGCGTTATTTTATCTTAATAGATTATTACTACGGTTGAGTATATTTGATCAAACAGCCCAAAATGCATTTGGCTACAAATATGGCTGCCACCACAAGCACGTCAAGTCGCTTCTGGAATTTGTCAAAAAACATGGACTACAAATGGTCGGAGTTCAGTAAGTATATACGATCAATTTCTAATTTAGagtttcttttctttatcaaattgttcaacttttttgcctttttgtgctattttaatcctataaatgtatatttgtgtccaaattgagggcgctatttatatatattttaaatttaatagcaggcccaataatatgagttattcctttcatttcatgatacaaagtagtttgaaaatttccttgctgtatgttactcatttttatgttttaatgccattatacatgtgtctaccccttgtaaagatgcaaacaagatttaagataaatagcgccatcagtgttcaactttgcttaaaaatgaatacagttatacatgtcatcaaacaaccgtgttaccAAAGTAACACATGCACGGTAGAGTCTGGTCCCAAGTCGCTTCGAAAGGGAGATGGGCACTCCTGCCTATTATATGTTTATCtaattatgttatgttttgtagtTTTCATATAGGAAGTGGAAGTTCAAACCCGGCGATGTTTGAAAATGCTCTACAATTTGCAAGGAAGGTTTTTGATGTCGGCAATCGTCTGGGTTTCAATATGAATGTTTTGGACATAGGAGGAGGATTCCCTGGATCTCCACGTTGTGCCAATCCGTTTATACTGGTATGCTATTTCCTAGCAAAACTGCCCTAAAATTATACTTCTCATAACATGTTTGATAGAAGGATGTATCTGACAGTTTCAAAAGAGAAAATACCGGGCACATCCTCTTCTGGAACAAACCCAATTGCCAttataacttccggtttttgagagcagtttatGGACACTTTGACCTGTGCCATATtaggggaaattgctgtaattattattaattaatttattattgtcatattgATATCATTAaagatatttaaataattaatttattcaataataatattttttgggtttgtttttcattcttgtaaaatattttagattatattttgtaagcaaaaaaaaatctgtgtgaattttcccaataggtcagagggcaaagtgtcccaaaactgcaaaaactgtcccacaatgcattgcaaactgccaatgccgattgggcttattgtcctGATTGGATAAAAAAAAACCTATCGTTTATCTCCTAATTAGCGTAAATTCATTTTATATCCTTTCAGTTTGCAAGTGCAGTTAGAGAAGGAATAGAGAACTATTTTCCTCCTGACTCTGGCGTAACCATCATTGCTGAACCAGGTAGATACTATACTGAGTCAGCAGGTACACTTGTAGCCAATGTCATCGGCTTCAAAATTGGACCAAAAGTAAGAAGATCTACTGGAGGAAGCGGAAGCGGAGTTTCCAAGCGAATTTCCAACCCAAGTGGATATAGTCAAAAAAGAAGATCCAGTACACGCCCTGTGTTGACTCGTCGAGCAAGCACGGTACAAAAAAGACTTAGCCGTTATGATTCCATCA includes:
- the LOC140164693 gene encoding ornithine decarboxylase-like, yielding MAQHIKKDFMPCAYNTGATKLDFISERTEETCDRKFVDDAFMVVDIGDVLKKHNEWLSELPRVTPFFAVKCMPYTPVLNVLASLGCGFDCASLEEIDRVLSMGVSPSRIVYSHTRKQGSYLSYAAEKKVDLMTFDDETELLKIKDSFPEARLLLRLSIFDQTAQNAFGYKYGCHHKHVKSLLEFVKKHGLQMVGVHFHIGSGSSNPAMFENALQFARKVFDVGNRLGFNMNVLDIGGGFPGSPRCANPFILFASAVREGIENYFPPDSGVTIIAEPGRYYTESAGTLVANVIGFKIGPKVRRSTGGSGSGVSKRISNPSGYSQKRRSSTRPVLTRRASTVQKRLSRYDSISHFAEISGIPAQDKPLTYDYMYFVNDGLFTSFLRNLFGFPVLPPRALREVDDDEMEHESMVMGETCPEEDVIIDECMLPKLEVGDWMVFEDMGAYTCMSTDFNGFNKKFFYYAVPDNVWPYIQPLLVRCTDEAHASHISHQAYNNGVNASPAKEILQYVFSLEEV